In Panthera tigris isolate Pti1 chromosome C1, P.tigris_Pti1_mat1.1, whole genome shotgun sequence, the following proteins share a genomic window:
- the CC1H1orf162 gene encoding transmembrane protein C1orf162 homolog isoform X1 has protein sequence MGGGHSKPECNNDEQNTNTVAPTPPFSFWERTNIQYLLLAFFAGVLITLLLLALIFFVIKSYRKRHSSPCALDPPFDPHSGQDSPAKLSSPEEALTYASMTFQIAEEKNHYLTEKHSAGLDPVVYSQIKVTNSPDLSSEA, from the exons ATGGGAGGAGGTCATTCCAAACCTGAATGCAACAACG ACGAACAAAACACCAACACAGTAGCCCCAACACCTCCGTTCTCCTTCTGGGAGCGCACCAA CATACAGTATTTGCTCTTGGCCTTTTTTGCCGGGGTCCTGATCACGCTGCTGCTGTTGGCCCTTATCTTCTTCGTCATAAAGAGCTACAGGAAAC GTCACTCTAGTCCCTGCGCCCTGGATCCTCCCTTCGATCCTCACTCTGGCCAAGATTCTCCGGCCAAG cTTTCATCCCCAGAGGAAGCACTCACCTATGCTAGCATGACTTTCCAAATCGCAGAAGAAAAGAATCATTACCTGACTGAGAAACATTCTGCAGGCTTGGATCCGGTTGTCTACTCTCAGATCAAAGTGACAAACTCACCCGACCTTTCCAGTGAGGCTTGA
- the CC1H1orf162 gene encoding transmembrane protein C1orf162 homolog isoform X2, translating to MKISGREESPQFSLRPQIVLEPKSKMLKSSGIQYLLLAFFAGVLITLLLLALIFFVIKSYRKRHSSPCALDPPFDPHSGQDSPAKLSSPEEALTYASMTFQIAEEKNHYLTEKHSAGLDPVVYSQIKVTNSPDLSSEA from the exons ATGAAGAtttcagggagggaagagagcccACAGTTTTCACTGAGGCCTCAAATAGTTCTGGAACCCAAAAGCAAAATGCTGAAAAGCAGTGG CATACAGTATTTGCTCTTGGCCTTTTTTGCCGGGGTCCTGATCACGCTGCTGCTGTTGGCCCTTATCTTCTTCGTCATAAAGAGCTACAGGAAAC GTCACTCTAGTCCCTGCGCCCTGGATCCTCCCTTCGATCCTCACTCTGGCCAAGATTCTCCGGCCAAG cTTTCATCCCCAGAGGAAGCACTCACCTATGCTAGCATGACTTTCCAAATCGCAGAAGAAAAGAATCATTACCTGACTGAGAAACATTCTGCAGGCTTGGATCCGGTTGTCTACTCTCAGATCAAAGTGACAAACTCACCCGACCTTTCCAGTGAGGCTTGA